One Pecten maximus chromosome 16, xPecMax1.1, whole genome shotgun sequence DNA window includes the following coding sequences:
- the LOC117345182 gene encoding 2,3-bisphosphoglycerate-dependent phosphoglycerate mutase-like isoform X2: MASTTDQCPADTRARYTFVILRHAESEYNSENRVTGWADSDLTARGVEQARCIGQILKKNDLTFDLAFTSVLKRAIKTLYLVQDELDLHWIPVTKHWCINERHQGAYQGNKMNSTEKEKKHAWGFDYCPPLLDESDERWRRVAEDPRYRMLSPSVLPRAESSKMALERFLPYWHSNIVPEIKASLDLKQAQLD, from the exons ATGGCCAGCACTACTGACCAGTGTCCGGCTGACACACGTGCTCGGTATACATTTGTTATCCTGCGACACGCAGAAAGCGAATATAACAGTGAGAATCGGGTGACTGGTTGGGCGGACAGCGACCTTACGGCCAGGGGTGTCGAACAGGCCAGGTGTATCGGACAG ATACTTAAGAAGAATGACCTCACTTTCGACCTGGCTTTTACAAGCGTCCTGAAGAGAGCGATCAAAACCCTGTACTTGGTACAGGACGAATTGGACCTGCACTGGATCCCGGTAACCAAACACTGGTGCATCAATGAACGCCACCAGGGGGCGTACCAGGGAAACAAAATGAACAGCACCGAAAAGGAAAAA aAGCATGCATGGGGGTTTGATTACTGTCCACCATTGCTGGATGAGTCTGATGAGAGATGGCGGAGAGTGGCAGAGGATCCCCGTTATAGG ATGCTGTCGCCCAGCGTTTTACCTAGAGCGGAGTCCTCCAAAATGGCGTTGGAGAGATTTTTACCCTATTGGCATAGCAACATTGTACCCGAAATCAAGGCGAGTTTGGATTTGAAGCAAGCACAGTTAGACTGA